The following is a genomic window from Chitinispirillales bacterium.
AATGCAGACAACGGAGGTTTTTACCATTGTTTCGGCTGTCAAAAAAGCGGCGATGCGTTTACATTTTTAATGGAAAAAGAAGGACTTTCGTTTATAGACGCGATGAAATCATTAGCCAGAGAATATGGTATTCTATGGGATATTGAAGAAGATAAAGAGAACTGCGATTATAATACATCTACGCGAGCGAATTTACTTAAAGCGACAGAATTTGCAACAAATTTTTTCTATAACGAAATGACCAAAAGCGCTGAAGCGAAAAATTATCTCAAAGAACGCGGTATTCTCGGCGAAACGGCAAAAGAATTCCGCTTGGGTTTTGCGCCAAACTATTCCAATAAACTCTTGAAAGCAGCCCAAACAAACGGGATTGCGGAAAATATTTTAATTCAGGCGGCGCTGGTTAAAAGAAATGAAATCGGTATTTTTGATTTTTTCCGCAATCGCATAATATTCCCGATTTTTGATTCCGCCGGACACCCTGTCGCTTTCGGAGGACGAGCGTTTGGCGACGAAAAACCCAAATATATAAATTCGACTAATACGTCGCTTTACGATAAAAGCAGAATTTTTTACGGCTATTTTCAATCTCAAAAAGAAATTAAAACACAAAAAACCGTTATAATAGTCGAGGGATATATGGACATGCTCGCGCTTTATCAAAACGGCATAAAAAACGCAGTCGCTCCTTGCGGAACAAGTTTTTCGGAAGAACATGCAAAATTTTTAAGCAGAATCGCTCAAAAAGCGGTAATTGTTCTTGACGGGGACGAAGCCGGAATAAACGGCGCAAAAAAAATCGTTGAAAAATTACTACCGTTTGAAATTGACATACGTTACGTTTTAATACCGGAAAATCAAGATCCGGATGAATTTATTAAAAGTGAAAACGGAAAAGAAAATTTTTTACGGTTAATAAAAAACGCACAAGACGGATTTAGTTTTTTAATCAATTGGATAGAAAGGCAGTATAACGTTTTTGAGCCTTCGGGGAAAAGTAAGGCTATTAGAGAAATTTGTAAAATACTTTCAACCGTAAAAAGTGAAATCATGCTTTCGGATTTCATTACGATTCTATCTATCCGTTACAAAATTTCTATGAAAGAAATCCGAAAAAGTATCAAGAATTATAATGAGAAACAAAATTATGATGCGACTCCCCCATCTCTCTTAAAAGATAAAATAGAAAATGAGAATTATCAGATATTTCATACAGAACAAGGGAAAGCAATACACATATTTTTTTGTTTTCCTCAAATCTTACAGGAGTATATGTACGAAATTTCACATGATTTTTTTACAGACCCTATTATAAATAAACTATATTATTTTATGAGAGAAGAAAAATTTGACCGTAAAAATTTTCTTGAAAACAAAGAATTAAGCGAACGGGAAAAGGCGTTCTTAATAATTTTGGCAAGTGAAAAATTGACCGAGCTTGATAAAGAGAGCAACAAACAAGTTTTTATGAGTGAAAAAGAAGCGAAAAAACAAATTGCCGCAAAGATTAATAAATTTAAGATAATAGAAATACAAAAAGAAAACGAATTTTTAAAAAATAAAATTCGAGAAGAAAGCAATGAAGAGAAAAAAAAGATTTTTATAGATAAAATTACTGAAAATCTTAAAGAAATTACGGTTATAAAAAATAAAAAACGGAGCGATCGAAATGAGTGAAATTTCAGTAGAAGAAAAACTTAAATT
Proteins encoded in this region:
- the dnaG gene encoding DNA primase codes for the protein MAEINNKYARIKDEIRKKIDIVSLIEHYVPLKQTGNGYIGLCPFHNEKTPSFSVQPNADNGGFYHCFGCQKSGDAFTFLMEKEGLSFIDAMKSLAREYGILWDIEEDKENCDYNTSTRANLLKATEFATNFFYNEMTKSAEAKNYLKERGILGETAKEFRLGFAPNYSNKLLKAAQTNGIAENILIQAALVKRNEIGIFDFFRNRIIFPIFDSAGHPVAFGGRAFGDEKPKYINSTNTSLYDKSRIFYGYFQSQKEIKTQKTVIIVEGYMDMLALYQNGIKNAVAPCGTSFSEEHAKFLSRIAQKAVIVLDGDEAGINGAKKIVEKLLPFEIDIRYVLIPENQDPDEFIKSENGKENFLRLIKNAQDGFSFLINWIERQYNVFEPSGKSKAIREICKILSTVKSEIMLSDFITILSIRYKISMKEIRKSIKNYNEKQNYDATPPSLLKDKIENENYQIFHTEQGKAIHIFFCFPQILQEYMYEISHDFFTDPIINKLYYFMREEKFDRKNFLENKELSEREKAFLIILASEKLTELDKESNKQVFMSEKEAKKQIAAKINKFKIIEIQKENEFLKNKIREESNEEKKKIFIDKITENLKEITVIKNKKRSDRNE